Genomic window (Nitrosophilus kaiyonis):
AATGGTCATATTCATATAGGTCATGCGCTCAATAAAATTTTAAAAGATATGATTGTAAAATTTAACTATTTTAGTGGATATGCTATAAGATTTACTCCTGGATGGGATTGCCATGGTCTTCCTATTGAGCAACAAATTGAAAAAAAACTTGGAACCAAAAAGAAAGAGACTCTTCCAAAAACAAAAATAAGAGAATTGTGTCGTGAGCATGCAAAAAAATTTGTTGATATTCAAAAAGATGAGTTTAAATCTTTAGGTGTAGTTGCAGATTGGGATAAGCCATATTTGACTATGGATTTTGTATTTGAGGCAAATATTTATAGAACTTTATGTAATATTGCAAAAAAAGGGCTTTTGGTAGAGAGAAATAAGCCAGTTTATTGGAGTTGGGCAGCTAAAACAGCTTTAGCTGAAGCAGAAGTAGAGTATGAGGATAAAGTATCTCCATCAATTTATGTAGCATTTAAGTTAAAAGATGATGCTTTAGAAAAAATAGGTGAGAATGAGGCTTATATAGTCATATGGACAACTACTCCATGGACTCTGCCTGCAAATGTTGCTGTTGCCATAAATCCAGAAGAGAAATATGTTTTAACATCTGATAAAAAAATTGTTGCGAAAAAGCTTTATGAAACATTAAAAGACAAGGGTGTTGTAAAAGGTGAAATTAAAAAAGAGATCGATCCAAAAATTTTAGAAAATACCCATGCAATTAATCCTTTAAATAACAGAGATTCAAAAATTATTCTAGGCGAGCATGTAACTATGGATACAGGATCTGGTGCTGTGCATACAGCTCCTGGGCATGGTGAGGATGACTATAAGATAGGATTAAAATATAATCTTCCAATTATTATGCCTGTAGATGATGAGGGAAGATTTGATGAGACTGTTGTAAGAGAAAAACTTCTTCCAAATCCTAAAGAGTTTGTTGGGGTTAATGTATTTGATGCAAATGATAAAATAATAGAGCTTTTAGGAGATGCCCTTTTATTAAAAGAGGATATTAAGCACTCTTATCCTCACTGCTGGAGAACACATAAGCCAGTTATTTTTAGAGCAACTAAGCAGTGGTTTATAGCAGTTGATAAAAATCCAGATGGTGAAGAGAAGAGTTTAAGAGAGATTGCTTTAAGTGAGATTGAAAAGACAAATTTTTATCCAGAGTGGGGAAGAAATAGATTAAAAAGTATGGTAGAAAACAGACCAGATTGGTGTATTTCAAGACAAAGAGATTGGGGAGTTCCAATAGCATTTTTTAGAAATAAAAAAACTGGTGAAGTTATCTTAGATGAAAAAGTTTTAAACTATATTGCTATGATTTTTGAAAAGTTTGGTGCAGATGCCTGGTATAGTATGGATATAAAAGATCTTTTATATCCAGGAAGTGGTTTAAACCCAGATGATTTAAAAAAAGTAAATGATATCTTAGATGTTTGGTTTGATAGTGGATCAACTTGGTATGCAGTTTTAAAAAGCAAAAGATATGATGCTGGAAATTATCCAGCTGATCTTTATCTTGAAGGAAGCGATCAGCATAGAGGTTGGTTTCAAAGTTCCCTTCTTGTTAGCTCAGCAATAGAACATAAAGCTCCATTTAAATCAATTCTCACTCATGGATTTACAGTTGATGAAAAGGGTGAGAAGATGAGCAAATCCAAAGGAAATGTTGTTGCTCCTCAAGATGTTGCTAAAAAGTTTGGTGTTGAGATACTTAGACTTTGGGTTGCAATGAGTGAATATAAGAGTGATTTAAAAATAAGCGAAAATATTTTAAAACAGATTGCTGAACAGTATAGAAAACTTAGAAATACTTTTAGATTTATGCTTGCAAATATAAATGATTTAGAAGAGATTAATACTCAATTTAAAATTTTAGATAGATGGATTTTACAAAAAGCAAAAAAAATTTTAGATGAGGTAGAAGAGAATTTTAAAAATTATGAATTTTCAAAAGGCTTTAATATTTTAAACCATTTTATTGTAAATGAATTTAGTGGAATATATCTTGATGTTTGTAAAGATAGACTCTATTGTGATGCTTTAAATGATCCTCATAGACGTGCTAGCCAAAGTGCTATGGCATTAATAGCAAGATCGCTTCTTACATTAATTGCACCAGTTTTAACATATACAGCAGATGAGATAGTTGAACATGCTCCAGAAATTTTAAAAGGTGAAAATGAAGATATTTTTGATTTTGAGCATAAAAAACTTGAAAGTATTGAGAGTGATTTTAATGAAGAGTATATGTTAGAAGCAAGAAGAAAATTTAATGAGATTGTTGATAACTTAAAAAAAGAAAAAGTAATAAAAAGCTCACTAGAGCTTGTTTTAGAAACAGATTCAAATATTGTTTTAGATATAGATGAGACTGAGAGAGAGGATTGGTTTATTGTAAGTGGGGTATTTGAAAAGATAGATACCCAAGAGCTTGGTGAGTTTGAAGTTGAAAAAGATAAATTTATTATAAAAAGAGCAAAACTTTATAAATGTCCAAGATGTTGGAAATATAAAGCTAAAGAAGAAGGTGCACTTTGTGAGAGATGCCAAAAGGTTTTAAATGGATCTTAGTAAACCTGTACCAATTGAAGCAATTTTTTATGCGATAGCTTTTTTTGTTATTATAACAGTAATTGGTATTTTTTTTGTTAATAATTTGAGGAGGAAAAATTGATTACCCTAAAAGAGGCTTTAAAATTAAAAAATGAAGAGATAGAGGATTTTAAAAAAGATCTTTTAAAAAAAATAGATGAAAAAAAAGAGTTAAATGCTTATATTGATGTTAAAGATTATGGTAAGGGAATTCCTATAGCTATAAAAGATAATATTCAAGTAGACGGCTGGGAGATAACATGTGCGAGCAAAATTTTAAAAGGTTATATTGCTCCATATAATGCTACAGTAATTAATAAAATTCTAAATGCAGGTCTTAGTCCATTTGGTAGAACAAATATGGATGAATTTGCTATGGGAAGTTCTACTGAGAGTAGCTGTTATGGTAAGACTATTAATCCAAAAGATTTTACTAGAGTTCCTGGTGGAAGCAGTGGTGGAAGTGCAGCAGTTGTTGCAGCTGGTATTGCAATTGCTGCTCTTGGTAGCGATACGGGAGGAAGTATCAGACAGCCAGCAGCATTTTGTGGATGTGTTGGTATGAAGCCGACATATGGAAGAGTAAGCAGATATGGTCTTGCTGCATATGGAAGTAGTTTAGACCAAATTGGTCCAATAACACAAAATGTTGAAGATGCGGCAATTTTATATGATATTATTTCTGGATATGATGAAAAAGATAGTACAAGTGCAAATATAGAATATAAAAAAGTATCAACAAACTTAAATCCAGACAGAAAACTTAAAATAGGTGTTGTTCCAAATTACATAAAAGATGCAAGTAACTCTATTCAAAAAGCTTATGAAAAGGCAATTGAAGCATTAAAAAAAGAGGGTCATGAGATAGTTGAAGTTAATTTAATGGATGCAAAATATGATATTGCCGCTTATTATATTACTGCAATGGCTGAAGCAAGTACAAATTTAAGCAGATATGATGGTGTTAGATATGGATATAGAGCAGAGGCTAAAAATTTAAAAGAGATGTATTCTAAAACTAGAAGTGAGGGTTTTGGCGAAGAGGTTAAAAGAAGAATTTTACTTGGAACATTTGTTTTAAGTAGCGGATATTATGATGCTTACTATATTAAAGCCCAAAAAGTTAGACATTTAATAAAAGATGAATACAAAAAAGTTTTTGAAGATGTTGATTTGATTTTGAGTCCTGTGGCTCCAGATATTGCCTTTAAATTTGGAAGTAAAAAGACACCTCTTGAGATGTATTTAAGTGATGTTTATACAATTGGTGTAAATCTTGCAGGGCTTCCAGCAATTAGTTTACCAGTTGATGAGAGTGAAGGGTTGCCAGTAGGGCTTCAGTTAATAGGAAAGCATTTTGATGAGCAGACAGTTTTTGACGGAGCTTTGAGTCTGGAAAGAGCATTGAAGTAAAAGAGTTAGAGAGTGATAAGTAGAATAAAAGAGGAGAAAAAATGAGAATAAGAAAAAGAGCTTTAACATTTGAAGATGTGCTTTTGGTTCCTAAGCATTCAAATGTTCTTCCAAAAGAGGTAGATATTTCAACAAGACTTACAAGAAATGTAACATTAAATATTCCTTTAGTTTCAGCTGCTATGGATACAGTTACAGAACATAGAGCTGCTATTGCTATGGCAAGACTTGGAGGTATTGGAATAATTCATAAAAATATGGATATTGAGTCTCAAGTTTTAGAGATAAAAAGAGTTAAAAAGAGTGAAAGCGGAATTATAATTGATCCAATTTACGTACATCCAGATGCTACATTACAAGATGCTGAGAGACTAATGAGCGAATATAAAATCAGTGGTGTTCCTGTGGTAGATGAACATAAAAAACTGCTTGGAATTTTAACAAATAGAGATTTAAGATTTGAAAAGGATTACTCTAAAAAAGTTGGCGAAGTAATGACAAAAATGCCTCTAATTACGGCAAAACCTGGAACAACTTTAGAAGAGGCAACAGAGATTATGCATAAACATAAAATCGAAAAGCTTCCAATAGTTGATGATGAAGGATATCTAAAAGGACTTATTACAATAAAAGATATTAAAAAGAAGATAGAGTATCCTAATGCAAATAAAGATGATTATGGAAGGCTTAGAGTTGGTGCTGCAATTGGAGTTAACCAATTAGATAGAGCTAAAGCTTTAGTTGAAGCAGGTGTTGATGTTTTGGTTTTAGATAGTGCTCATGGACATTCTCAAGGCATTATTGATACTTTAAAAGCGATAAAAGATGAGCTTGTTGTTGATGTTATTGCTGGAAATGTTGCTACAGCTGAAGCCACTGCTGATTTAATTGAAGCTGGAGCAGATGGTGTAAAAGTTGGAATAGGACCTGGCAGTATATGTACTACAAGAATTGTTGCTGGAGTTGGAGTTCCTCAAATTAGTGCAATTGATGAGTGTGCACAGGTGGCAGCTGAGTATGATGTTCCAATAATTGCAGATGGTGGTATAAAATATTCAGGTGATGTAGCAAAAGCTTTAGCTGTTGGAGCAAGCTCAGTTATGATAGGAAGTCTGCTTGCTGGAACAGAAGAGAGTCCTGGTGAAGTTATAATGTATCAAGGAAGACAGTATAAAACATATCGTGGAATGGGAAGCATTGGTGCTATGACAAAAGGAAGTACAGATAGATATTTTCAAGAGGGAACAGCTGCTGATAAATTAGTTCCTGAAGGAATTGAAGGTATGGTTCCATATCGTGGAAAAATTTCAAATGTTGTTCATCAATTGATAGGTGGTCTTAGAAGCTCAATGGGATATGTAGGCGCAAAAGATATAAAAGCATTTCAAGAAAGAGCTGAATTTGTTGAAATAACAAGTGCAGGATTAAAAGAGTCTCATGTTCATGATGTAACTATTACAAAAGAGGCTCCAAACTATCATGTATAAACCCTTTTGGGTTTATACTTTAAATAATTATCTCTTCTTAAAATTTAATACTCCTATAAATAATAATTTGTTATATTTAACCTCCATTGATTTATAAAAAAAATTAATAAAAGAAAAATTATGAAAAAACTATTTGAAGAGTTTCAAACTTTTATAGTACAACAAAGTGCCGATAAAGATGGTCCATTATCTCCACCTATAATAAACTCTGCTGCTTTTTCATATGGTAATCCAGAAAGTGCAGAAAAGATATTTTCGGGAGAGATAAACAGGCCTTTATATTCTAGAATAGCAAATCCAACAAACTCAAAACTTGAAAATTTGATAAGTTATATAG
Coding sequences:
- the ileS gene encoding isoleucine--tRNA ligase, whose protein sequence is MDYKDTLLLPKTTFPMRGNLPQNEPKRYKNWFEKDVYKKMIKNREGRALFTLHDGPPYANGHIHIGHALNKILKDMIVKFNYFSGYAIRFTPGWDCHGLPIEQQIEKKLGTKKKETLPKTKIRELCREHAKKFVDIQKDEFKSLGVVADWDKPYLTMDFVFEANIYRTLCNIAKKGLLVERNKPVYWSWAAKTALAEAEVEYEDKVSPSIYVAFKLKDDALEKIGENEAYIVIWTTTPWTLPANVAVAINPEEKYVLTSDKKIVAKKLYETLKDKGVVKGEIKKEIDPKILENTHAINPLNNRDSKIILGEHVTMDTGSGAVHTAPGHGEDDYKIGLKYNLPIIMPVDDEGRFDETVVREKLLPNPKEFVGVNVFDANDKIIELLGDALLLKEDIKHSYPHCWRTHKPVIFRATKQWFIAVDKNPDGEEKSLREIALSEIEKTNFYPEWGRNRLKSMVENRPDWCISRQRDWGVPIAFFRNKKTGEVILDEKVLNYIAMIFEKFGADAWYSMDIKDLLYPGSGLNPDDLKKVNDILDVWFDSGSTWYAVLKSKRYDAGNYPADLYLEGSDQHRGWFQSSLLVSSAIEHKAPFKSILTHGFTVDEKGEKMSKSKGNVVAPQDVAKKFGVEILRLWVAMSEYKSDLKISENILKQIAEQYRKLRNTFRFMLANINDLEEINTQFKILDRWILQKAKKILDEVEENFKNYEFSKGFNILNHFIVNEFSGIYLDVCKDRLYCDALNDPHRRASQSAMALIARSLLTLIAPVLTYTADEIVEHAPEILKGENEDIFDFEHKKLESIESDFNEEYMLEARRKFNEIVDNLKKEKVIKSSLELVLETDSNIVLDIDETEREDWFIVSGVFEKIDTQELGEFEVEKDKFIIKRAKLYKCPRCWKYKAKEEGALCERCQKVLNGS
- the gatA gene encoding Asp-tRNA(Asn)/Glu-tRNA(Gln) amidotransferase subunit GatA, with amino-acid sequence MITLKEALKLKNEEIEDFKKDLLKKIDEKKELNAYIDVKDYGKGIPIAIKDNIQVDGWEITCASKILKGYIAPYNATVINKILNAGLSPFGRTNMDEFAMGSSTESSCYGKTINPKDFTRVPGGSSGGSAAVVAAGIAIAALGSDTGGSIRQPAAFCGCVGMKPTYGRVSRYGLAAYGSSLDQIGPITQNVEDAAILYDIISGYDEKDSTSANIEYKKVSTNLNPDRKLKIGVVPNYIKDASNSIQKAYEKAIEALKKEGHEIVEVNLMDAKYDIAAYYITAMAEASTNLSRYDGVRYGYRAEAKNLKEMYSKTRSEGFGEEVKRRILLGTFVLSSGYYDAYYIKAQKVRHLIKDEYKKVFEDVDLILSPVAPDIAFKFGSKKTPLEMYLSDVYTIGVNLAGLPAISLPVDESEGLPVGLQLIGKHFDEQTVFDGALSLERALK
- the guaB gene encoding IMP dehydrogenase, which translates into the protein MRIRKRALTFEDVLLVPKHSNVLPKEVDISTRLTRNVTLNIPLVSAAMDTVTEHRAAIAMARLGGIGIIHKNMDIESQVLEIKRVKKSESGIIIDPIYVHPDATLQDAERLMSEYKISGVPVVDEHKKLLGILTNRDLRFEKDYSKKVGEVMTKMPLITAKPGTTLEEATEIMHKHKIEKLPIVDDEGYLKGLITIKDIKKKIEYPNANKDDYGRLRVGAAIGVNQLDRAKALVEAGVDVLVLDSAHGHSQGIIDTLKAIKDELVVDVIAGNVATAEATADLIEAGADGVKVGIGPGSICTTRIVAGVGVPQISAIDECAQVAAEYDVPIIADGGIKYSGDVAKALAVGASSVMIGSLLAGTEESPGEVIMYQGRQYKTYRGMGSIGAMTKGSTDRYFQEGTAADKLVPEGIEGMVPYRGKISNVVHQLIGGLRSSMGYVGAKDIKAFQERAEFVEITSAGLKESHVHDVTITKEAPNYHV